In Ahaetulla prasina isolate Xishuangbanna chromosome 5, ASM2864084v1, whole genome shotgun sequence, the following are encoded in one genomic region:
- the LOC131199984 gene encoding uncharacterized protein K02A2.6-like, with protein MRHLKNGKGSKSVRRFVKKRGELSAQGGCLLWGDRVVIPEKLRKRVLDLLHEGHPGIVRMKGLARSYVWWPLMDSEIAERVGKCQACQESRPLPPTAPVREWERPQGPWSRIHIDFAGPFHGQTFLVVVDAYSKWLEIILMRSMTAEAVISVLRHLFATHGLPDTLVSDNGPQFTATQFEEYLAEEGIRHALSAPFHPATNGLAERFVRSAKEALSRLKPGDWQSKIDIFLAVQHRTPCATTGRSPAELLMGRKLRCPLDRLNPNYTPEGYKGGLEKTRGMDIGDRVWAHNYGEGPTWVAG; from the exons ATGAGGCATCTGAAAAATGGGAAGGGGTCGAAATCTGTAAGAAG atttgtaaaaaaacgtggggaactgtcggctcaaggggggtgcctgctatggggagatAGAGTGGTGattccagagaaattaagaaaaagggtgttggatctcctgcacgagggtcacccggggatcgttaggatgaagggtctagcgagaagctatgtgtggtggcccttaatggactcagaaattgctgaaagggtagggaaatgccaggcctgccaagagtccagacctctacccccaacggccccggttcgggaatgggaaagaccccaagggccctggtcaagaatccacattgactttgccggccccttccacggccaaaccttcctggtagtagtcgatgcctactccaaatggctggaaatcattctcatgagatccatgacagccgaagccgtgatctcagtcctacggcacctatttgcaacacacgggttgcctgacacattggtttctgataacggcccgcaattcacggcaacacagtttgaggaatacttggcagaagagggcatccgccatgccctctcggcgcctttccaccctgcgacgaatggccttgcagagcgtttcgtccgaagcgcgaaagaggcattatccagactcaagccaggtgactggcaatcCAAAATAGACATTTTTctagccgtccaacaccgaaccccctgtgccaccaccggcagaagccctgccgaattactaatgggccgcAAACTTAGGTGCCCACTCGATcgtttaaatcccaactatacaccggagggatacaaggggggacttgaaaagacaagaggaatggatataggcgaccgggtatgggcacacaactatggtgagggcccgacctgggtagcagga